Part of the Streptomyces sp. NBC_01353 genome, TTACCGTGGAAGAACGACAACCGAGGGAACTCGACCCACGCCGGAGGGGCGGACATGGAAGCCGCGATTGTGATCATGGCGCTGCTCTTCTTCGCCTTCGTGGCGCTGGGGGTCTACGCGACCGTGAAGGTGGTCAAGGCCGCCAAGCGTGGGGTCGACCGCACCATCAACCAGGCCCGGCGCACGGTCGAGGACACGACGCTGCGCGCCAAGAGCTACGGGCAGGGCGGGGTCGCCGGTGAGCTGGCCCAGCTGCGGCTCTCGCTGCGCACGTCGATGCGCGCGACCCAGGACGCCCTGCAGGCGGGCGTCGCCGAGGACGCCTCGCTGAAGGAGTCCCTCGACCTCTTCCGCCGCCTGAGCGCCCACGGCCAGGAGCTGGACGAGGACCTCAAGCGCCTGGAGCGGGAGCCGGACCGCTCGCGCGTGGCCGGACAGCTCACCGACCTGCGGGCGCGGACCGAGCAGATCACCGAGTCCGCGGACTCGCTCCGCTGGGCGGCCAGGGACCGGGCGCGGAAGTTCGCGGAGGACGACCTGTCCTCGTTGAGCCAGCAGATCGACATGGAGGCGGGCGCGCTGCGGCACTGGTCGGAGCCTGCCGCGCAGGGCCCCGCGTCGGACGACTTCTCGTGGCCCGACGCCGGCGCCGCCGCCCCGGGAGCGGAGCGGGGGCAGGTGTGGCCCGCGGACGCGGAAGCCGGCCCGCGCCCGGATGCGCAGGCCGCCGGCGCACAGGCGCAGGGGCAGCAGGAGCCGCCGCCGGCGATCACGGCGCGCGATCCGCGCCAGGCCGCCTATCCGTGGGAGAAGTCGGCACGGCCCGAGACCACCAACTGACGCCGCCGATCCGCCCCGAGGGACCGGTTGGCCGCCCTGACGGCTCCGGCTGTCCTGACCGGGCGGTCGCGGGCAGGGCGGACGTGGGTCCGGCGAGGGCGGCGCGGACGATCGCCGAGCGAGGGCCGGGCTGCCATGCGGCGGCCTCGGCGGGTAACCTCCCGCTCATGTCCCGGCATGTCGCGATCGTCACCGATTCCACGGCCTACTTGCCACCCCAGGCGATGGAGCGGCACAGCATCACCGCGGTCCCGCTCACCGTCGTCATCGGCGACCAGGCCCTTGAGGAGGGGACCGAGATCTCGGCCCGCTCACTGGCCCAGGCGCTCCAGAAGCGGCGGCCTGTGACCACTTCACGGCCGAGCCCCGATGTCTTCGCGAAGACCTATCGCGCGGCCGCCGAAGCCGGCGCGCGGGGCGTCGTCTCGCTCCATCTCTCCGCCGAGTTCTCCGGTACGTACGATGCCGCCGTGCTGGCGGCCAAGGACGCCCCCGTACCGGTCCGGGTGGTCGACACCCGGATGGTGGGGATGGCGCTCGGCTTCTGCGCGCTCGCGGCGGCCGAGGCCGTGGACGGGGGCGGCTCCCTCGACGAGGCGGTCGCCGCCGCGGAGAAGCGGGCGGCCGGAACCTCCGCGTTCTTCTACGTCGACACCCTGGACTACCTCCGCAGGGGCGGGCGGATCGGAGCCGCGCAGGCGCTGCTCGGCTCCGCGCTCGCGGTGAAGCCGCTGCTCCAGCTCGACGGTGGGCGGATCGAGCTGCGCGAGAAGGTGCGGACGGCGTCGAAGGCGATCGCCCGCCTCGAGGAGATCGCCGTGGAGCGGGCGGGTTCCGGCGACGTGGACATTGCGGTGCACCATCTCTCCGCGCCCGAGCGGGCCGCCGTCCTGGCCGACCGGTTGCGGGAACGGGTGCCCGGCATCGCGGAGCTGCAGGTCAGCGAGGTGGGTGCGGTGATCGGGGCGCACACGGGCCCCGGGCTGCTCGCCGTCGTGGTCTCGCCCCGCTGACGCGCGATCCCTCGTGTGAGTGACGGGTTTTTCCACAACTGGGTGCTCATCCACGGAAATTGAGGCATCTCGGCAGGTTCGGACAGATGTGCCTACCGTCCTGTCCATGGCTCTTCACACAGACACCGAAGCAAGCGACACCACACGTACGGATGAGGCGGCACGGAGCGCGACGGCGGCGGCGGCCTCGTCCTCGGTGAGGAGGGCGGGTGCGTCCAGCGGTCCTGGCCGTGGGCCCGGTTCGGACGGGCGGACCCGTGTCGGCGGGCGGGGTTCGCCTCCCGGGCGGGTGCGAGGGCGGGCGCGCGGGAGACATGCGGTCGCGGCGAGCCGTGCCGCCGTACGGCGACGAGGGGAGGCGCTCTTCCCCTCCGCGGCGACGCCCGTCGAGCCCGCACCGACCGTGGGGTGGGGCGCGCCGGAGGTCGTGACCCCGCCCGAGGTGCGGGAGGAGGATGCCGCGCCCGGGAAGTGGGAACGGCTGCGGCTCGCGCTGAGCGATCGGCTGCCTGTATGGGTGCGGTCCAGGTGCGGCCTCGAACCGAGGACGCTGGCGGCGTTGGCCGTGGTCCTGGTCGTGGCCGCGGGCTTTGCCGGACGCTACTTCTGGGCCGGGCGGCCGGAAGCCGTTCGGGCGCCGGAGATCGTGCGCGCGGCGCCGCTGCCGGAGAGCGGGGCGTCTCCGGTGGTGTCGGCGGAGCCGACGGCCGTCGCGCCATCACCGCCGGCGGTCGTGGTCGATGTGAGCGGCAAGGTACGACGGCCTGGCGTGCTGACCCTGCCCGGCGGGTCGAGGGTCGCGGACGCGCTGCGCGCGGCCGGAGGGGTCAAGCCGGGCACGGACGTCACCGGACTCAACCGGGCCCGGGTTCTCATGGACGGTGAGCAGGTCGTGGTCGGCCTGCCTGCGGTGCCGAACGCCGCGGGTACGGGCGCGGGTGCGGGTGGCGGGGGCACGACTGGTGTCCGGGCGGGGCCGCTGAGTCTGAACGGCGCGACCGTGGAGCAGTTGGACACCCTGCCCGGGGTCGGACCCGTACTCGCACGGCACATCGTCGACCACCGTCTGGCGCACGGCGGGTTCCGGTCGGTCGCCGAGCTGCGCGAGGTCACTGGGATCGGTGAGCGGCGGTTCGCCGAACTCGCTCCTCTGGTTCGGCCATGAGCGAGTACCCCGCACCGCGCGGTGTGGGTGAGGAGGGCCCTGCGGATCTTCGGCTCGTACCACCGGCGTTGGCGGCCTGGGGAGCGGCCGCGCTGGCGGTGGGCGCCACCGGGTGGTGGGTGGTCACGGGAGTGCTCGCCTGCCTTGCGGGGGCGGCGATGCTGCCGGCGGCGGCTCGCGGACGGCCCGGTGGGCGGCTGAGGCTCACCGCGGTCGCGGCGGTGCTGCTCTGTGCCGCGGCCGGTGCCGCGTCGGGCGGGCTTCATGCGGCGGACCTGAGGCGCGGGCCATTGCCGGGCCTCGCGGGGGAGTACGCCCGGGTGGGCGTGGAGGTGACGGTCACCTCCGATCCGAGACTGACCAGGCCCCGCGTCCGGGGCGATCGGACGGCGCCGGTCTCCGTCGTTCTGAACGGCGAGGTGAACCGGGTCGAGGCGCCCGGCGGAGCGGTCCACCGGACCAGGACACCGATCCTGGTGATCGTGCCCGCCGGCGACGCCCAGCAGGAGTGGCTGCGGCTGCTGCCGTCGACCGGGTTGCGGCTGACGGGGAGGCTCGCGCCCCCGGCGCGGCCGGGAGACCGGTTCGCGGCGGTGCTGCGGGTCGACGGGGCCGGGCCGCCCCGGATCACTGGGGCGCCGAGCGCCGTGCAACGCACGGCCGGGGACCTGCGGGCTGGGCTGCGGCGCGCCACGGAGGACCTTGAACCGGACGCCCGGGCGCTGCTGCCCGGACTGGTCGTCGGAGACACGTCACGGATCGATCCGGAACTGAGCGACGCCTTCGAGGCAACCGACCTGACGCACCTTCTGGCGGTGTCCGGTTCCAATCTCACGGTCGTGTTGCTGCTTCTGGTCGGTCGGCCGGGTGTCGCGATGCGTGTGGAGCGTGGCGGGCTCGCGCCCCGGCTCGGCATTCCGCTGCGGTCCACCGCTCTGGTCGGCGGAGGGCTCACACTCGGCTTCGTCATCGTCTGCCGGCCGGACCCGAGCGTGCTGCGGGCCGCGGCCTGCGGACTGGTCGCCCTGCTCGCCATCGGTACGGGGCGCCGCAGATCGCTGATCCCCGCTCTGGCGGCGGCGGTGCTGATGCTCGTGCTCTACGACCCGTGGTTGGCGCGGAGTTTTGGGTTCCTGCTCTCGGTCCTGGCCACCGGGGCGCTGCTCACCATCGCGCCAGGGTGGAGCGAGGCGCTGCGGCGGCGCAGGGTGCCGGGCAGGCTCGCCGAGGCGCTGGCCGCCGCCCTGGCGGCGCAGGCGGTGTGCGCACCCGTCGTGGCGGTCTTCGCCGCGCGGGTGAGCCTGGTCGCGATCCCCAGCAACCTGTTGGCGGAGCTGGCGGTCGCCCCGGCCACGGTCCTGGGCTTCGCCGCGCTCGCCCTCGCCCCGGTCTGGCTGCCTGCGGCCGAGCTGGTCGCGGAGGTCGCGGCCTGGCCCGCGGGGTGGATCGCGGGCGTGGCCCGCGCCGGGGCGGCGCTGCCGGGTGCGGAGGCGGCCTGGCCGGGCGGCTGGTGGGGCGGGCTGATGCTGGCCGCTCTCTTCGGGCTGGTGGTGCTGGGGGCGTGGAGGCTGCCGTACCGACGCAGGATCGCCGTGGGCTGCGCCGTACTGCTGCTCCTCGCTGTGGTCAGGCCGCCGCCGCTGACCCGGGTGGTCACCGGATGGCCGCCGCCGGGCTGGGCGTTCGCGATGTGCCAAGTGGGGCAGGGCGACGCGACCGTGGTCGCGGCGGGCGGAGACACGGCCGTCGTCGTGGATGCCGGGCCGGATCCGGTTCTGGTGGACCGCTGCCTCCGTGATCTCGGGGTCCGCCGGATCCCGCTGATGGTGCTCACGCACTTCCACGCGGATCATGTCGCGGGGCTGCCAGGGGTGTTGCGCGGGCGGTCGGTGGGGGCGATCCAGACGACAGGGCTCGAAGAGCCGCAGGGGCAGGCGGCGTTCGTGCGGCGGACCGCAGCGGCGGCCGGGGTTCCGATGGTCCTGGCCGGGCCGGGGGAGCGGCGGCGCCTGGGCTCGCTGGAGTGGCAGGTGCTGTGGCCGCGCGGGGCTCCCGGGGCGGTCGAGGCGGAGGCGTCCGGGCCGAACGACGCGAGCGTCACCCTGCTCGTGCGGACCGCGGGTGGGCTGAGCCTGCTGCTGCTCGGTGACCTCGAACCACCCGCCCAGCAGCGCCTGTTGCGGGCGTATCCCGGGCTGGCGCCGGTGGATGTGCTCAAGGTCGCCCACCACGGCTCGGCCCACCAGGATCCCGGGCTGATACGTGCGGTCCGACCGCGGCTGGCGCTGGTGTCGACAGGGAGCGGTAACCCGTACGGGCACCCGTCGCCCCGGACGGTGGAGGCGCTGCGGGACGGGGGAGCGGAGGTGCTTCGGACGGACCGGGACGGAGCGATCGCGGTGACGGGGACGGGCCGGGATCTTGTGGCCGTGCCGTCAGGGAGACGCTTGTAAAGAGATCCTTGTAAAGGAATCTTTCTAAAGCTACCTTTACATCATGCAGGAGGTGCCGAATCCGATGAATCAAGACGGCGACGAGCAGCCCCGGAGCATTCGCCTCACGGACCCCCGCGCGCTGCGGGCCTACGCCCACCCGACGCGGATGACGCTGGTCGGTCTGCTGCGGCGCAGCGGTCCCTTCACCGCCACCCGGGCCGCCGAGCTCACCGGGGAATCGGTCGCCAGTTGCTCGTACCACCTGCGGATACTCGAGAAGTACGGGCTGGTGGAGGTGGCGCCCGGCGGGCGGGGGCGGGAGAAGCCCTGGAGGGCCACGGCCCGGTACACCGTCTGGCCGGGGGACAGTGAGGACGCCACGGTCGCGGAGGCGGCGGACGCGCTGAGCAGTGCGGTGGCCGAGGGGTACTTCGAGAGGGTCCTGCGTGCCATGGAGGACCGGCATCGGCTGCCGAAGGAGTGGCGGGAGGCCGAGATGTTCGGCGACTCCCTGCTCTACCTCACGCCGGGCGAGTTGGCCGCCTTCGGCCGGCGGGTCGACGAGTTGCTGCTGCCGTACGAGGGCCGCGAGTCCGACCCGTCGCTGCGGCCGGAGGGGGCCAGGCCGGTCAGCGTGCTGCGGATCGCGTACCTGGACCGCGAGATCCCCGACGAGGTTCCTGAGCTCCTTGACGACGAC contains:
- a CDS encoding DegV family protein, which translates into the protein MSRHVAIVTDSTAYLPPQAMERHSITAVPLTVVIGDQALEEGTEISARSLAQALQKRRPVTTSRPSPDVFAKTYRAAAEAGARGVVSLHLSAEFSGTYDAAVLAAKDAPVPVRVVDTRMVGMALGFCALAAAEAVDGGGSLDEAVAAAEKRAAGTSAFFYVDTLDYLRRGGRIGAAQALLGSALAVKPLLQLDGGRIELREKVRTASKAIARLEEIAVERAGSGDVDIAVHHLSAPERAAVLADRLRERVPGIAELQVSEVGAVIGAHTGPGLLAVVVSPR
- a CDS encoding ComEC/Rec2 family competence protein gives rise to the protein MSEYPAPRGVGEEGPADLRLVPPALAAWGAAALAVGATGWWVVTGVLACLAGAAMLPAAARGRPGGRLRLTAVAAVLLCAAAGAASGGLHAADLRRGPLPGLAGEYARVGVEVTVTSDPRLTRPRVRGDRTAPVSVVLNGEVNRVEAPGGAVHRTRTPILVIVPAGDAQQEWLRLLPSTGLRLTGRLAPPARPGDRFAAVLRVDGAGPPRITGAPSAVQRTAGDLRAGLRRATEDLEPDARALLPGLVVGDTSRIDPELSDAFEATDLTHLLAVSGSNLTVVLLLLVGRPGVAMRVERGGLAPRLGIPLRSTALVGGGLTLGFVIVCRPDPSVLRAAACGLVALLAIGTGRRRSLIPALAAAVLMLVLYDPWLARSFGFLLSVLATGALLTIAPGWSEALRRRRVPGRLAEALAAALAAQAVCAPVVAVFAARVSLVAIPSNLLAELAVAPATVLGFAALALAPVWLPAAELVAEVAAWPAGWIAGVARAGAALPGAEAAWPGGWWGGLMLAALFGLVVLGAWRLPYRRRIAVGCAVLLLLAVVRPPPLTRVVTGWPPPGWAFAMCQVGQGDATVVAAGGDTAVVVDAGPDPVLVDRCLRDLGVRRIPLMVLTHFHADHVAGLPGVLRGRSVGAIQTTGLEEPQGQAAFVRRTAAAAGVPMVLAGPGERRRLGSLEWQVLWPRGAPGAVEAEASGPNDASVTLLVRTAGGLSLLLLGDLEPPAQQRLLRAYPGLAPVDVLKVAHHGSAHQDPGLIRAVRPRLALVSTGSGNPYGHPSPRTVEALRDGGAEVLRTDRDGAIAVTGTGRDLVAVPSGRRL
- a CDS encoding helix-hairpin-helix domain-containing protein, with translation MALHTDTEASDTTRTDEAARSATAAAASSSVRRAGASSGPGRGPGSDGRTRVGGRGSPPGRVRGRARGRHAVAASRAAVRRRGEALFPSAATPVEPAPTVGWGAPEVVTPPEVREEDAAPGKWERLRLALSDRLPVWVRSRCGLEPRTLAALAVVLVVAAGFAGRYFWAGRPEAVRAPEIVRAAPLPESGASPVVSAEPTAVAPSPPAVVVDVSGKVRRPGVLTLPGGSRVADALRAAGGVKPGTDVTGLNRARVLMDGEQVVVGLPAVPNAAGTGAGAGGGGTTGVRAGPLSLNGATVEQLDTLPGVGPVLARHIVDHRLAHGGFRSVAELREVTGIGERRFAELAPLVRP
- a CDS encoding helix-turn-helix domain-containing protein → MQEVPNPMNQDGDEQPRSIRLTDPRALRAYAHPTRMTLVGLLRRSGPFTATRAAELTGESVASCSYHLRILEKYGLVEVAPGGRGREKPWRATARYTVWPGDSEDATVAEAADALSSAVAEGYFERVLRAMEDRHRLPKEWREAEMFGDSLLYLTPGELAAFGRRVDELLLPYEGRESDPSLRPEGARPVSVLRIAYLDREIPDEVPELLDDDSEE